The Rickettsia endosymbiont of Gonocerus acuteangulatus nucleotide sequence CACATCACAATCTATAGTAATTTGTCGTTCACCAAGTTTTTGTAAGTCAATTATCGAACGCATCGTCCTCCCAATTAAACGCTGTATCTCTTGCGTTCTACCTGACTGCTTACCTTGGACTGCTTCCCTTTTATTACGCTGAGATGTAGAACTTGGAAGCATACCGTACTCTGCGGTAATCCATCCTCTGTTCTGATTACGCAAAAATGGTGGCACTGTCGTATCATAACTTGCACTACACATAACATGAGTATTGCCTATTTTAATAAGACATGAGCCTTCTGCGTTAATAAGAGGAGATAACTCTATTGAAATAGGACGTAATTGATTGCTTTTTCTGCCTGACTGCCTCATAATATAATATTTATACCTCTAATAGATGAAGAATAGATAGACAAAGTTTTATTTGGAAAAGATTTTAAATAAAACAAGTATACCCCATTGAAAATTTTAGATTTTTTATTATATCTTATACTATAAGTAAATCAATAATAGTTATACGATGACGGACAATAATATAGAAAACAAAGAAGAAGCAATAAATAATATTGCTGAAGAAGTAGAAAATATTGAAACTAATTCAGAAATAGCAGACTTAAAAGCCCAAATAGAAGAGCTAAAAGATAAGCTAATTAGAGCAAGTGCTGAAATAGATAATACAAGAAAGCGTTTAGAAAAAGCACGTGATGATGCAAGAGATTATGCGATTACTACATTTGCTAAAGAACTTTTAAACGTTAGCGATAATCTATCTAGAGCGTTAGAACATAAGCCGCTAGATGCTTCAGTAGAAGTAACGAATATTATTGCTGGTGTTCAGATGACTAAAGATGAGCTAGATAAAGTATTTCATAAGCATCATATAGAAGAAATAAAGCCGGAAATAGGATCATCATTTGATTATAATTTGCATAATGCAATTTCTCAAATAGAGCATCCTGATCATGAACCTAATAGCGTTATTAATATAATGCAAGTTGGTTATAAAATTAAAGATAGGTTATTAAGACCTGCGACTGTTCAAGTAACAAAAAAGTAGATACATATGAATAAAACCGCTATATTTTGGCTTCTTTTTATAGGAATTTTTATAAGCGGTTTTATGCTAATTTCAGAAGCAATAAGACCATTTTTTATTGCCTTTATAATTTCTTATTTACTTCAGCCTGCCATAGAATTTGTTGCGTCAAAATTTAAATTATCAAATAAAATTTCATCTATTGTAGTTTACTTGATATTTTTAAGTGTATTTTTTACTGCACTTACTCTTTTAGTACCAGTAATTTATGGGCAGGTTTCTACTTTTGTCAATAATATCCCTAAATATAAGGATTATTTTCAAGCGGAAATATTACCGCCTATAATGACAAAAATTTATGCTGTAGAGCCTAATATCGCTGATAAGATACGAGATTCTTTAAGTAATTTCATAAATAGTATATTCACTATACTTGGTAGCCTTGCGAATAATTTTTGGCACTATACTCTCATTACAATTAATATATTTGTCTTATTTTTACTTATACCTATAATATTATTTTATTTCTTACGTGATTGGACGAGAATTATCGAAAATATGAAATCATTACTACCGCTAAAAAGTAGGCACAAAATCCTTGGAATATTATCCTCTATTAATAGCCTGCTTGCTGCCTATATAAGAGGTCAGCTAAATATCTGCTTAATGTTATCTATTTATTATAGCATCTCATTTACTGTAATAGGTATTGATCTTGCTCTTTTACTTGGAATCCTAACAGGGTTTTTAGTAATTATTCCTTTTATTGGCACTTTTATTTCTTTTCTTCTGACTCTAACTATCGGATATTTAACATTTGGTGCAACCACAAAACTGTTTTATATAATAGTGGTCTATTTAATCGGAAATATTTGTGAGTCATATATTATAACACCTAAAATTATTGGTGATAAAATAGGTTTACATCCTCTTTGGATTATATTCTCAATTTTTGCCTGCGGTAGTTTATTCGGCTTTATCGGCATATTTTTCGCTATACCAATAGCTGGAGTTACTAAGATTTTACTTTTTAATATAATCAAGTTCTATAAATCTAGTAGATTTTACCGTTTAGAAGGATAAAATGTGTCATCCTAATGCAACTCTATGTCATTCCTGCCTGCACAAGACTTTGTTGCATGGCTCGAAAAACAAGTACAATGTCATCCCCGCGTAGGCGGGGATCCAGCATAAAGCAAGACAAAGCGAGCTTTTAACTTTAAAAACTTGCTGTATTTATGTTTTTTTCTGGATTCCCGCTTTCGCGGGAATGACAAATATTTCTTTTGCTAGTGCAAATACTTTCCATCCACGCTTTATCTCTTATCTCCTCAAAAGAAGCTTCTATATTTTTTTATATTTTGCAAAAACACTTCCTAAATTTTAACCTCTTTACATTTAATAAAACCCCTTATAGCAAAAAGACTCAAGTAAAACAATGGTGTGCAGCAAATGGTAAAAAATAATTTCCAGCTATAGCTATTAAATATTAATTTCCATATTTGTTCGACAGGAAAGATACTAAACATTGCCATAAAACTAATCACGATAGTAGTATCGATAAATAATGAGATACAAGTACTAATATTACTTCTTAACCACAAATATTTTCCTTTAGTTAATATGCGTATCCATAAATATAAATTAACATCAATTGCTTGAGCAATATAGCATGCGATAATAGATGCAAGGAATGCTACACTATAATAACTAAATACTTTATTAAATGTTTCATCATTGATTTTTGACCAGTTAGTAGCTGGCAAATAACTTACAAACATTATAATTATAGTAACTAGGACATTCATACATATTGCTAATCTAATACAAAAATTAGCTTTTTCTTTTCCATATAGCTCAGTAATTATATCAGTAATTAAAAATGTTAAAGGGTATAATATTGCTCCTGCTGATAACTCAAACTTATAAAACGGTATTTGTAACATAACAAATTTTTGATATATTAAGTTACCAAGGATTATAAGAGTAGAGAATATTATACAAAGCCCTATATAAATTTTTTCGCTATTTGTCATAGTTAGCTATTTATCTCTCTGCTATTATCTATTATTATAAACCAAACTGTTAGGGTTCTATGTCATTCTTAGCAACGGCGGGAATCCACTACTTATACAATAAACTAAACTGTTATAATAAATAATTTACAAAATAATGACAAATACTAAATATTACCCGGAAGTTAGCTCAAATGCTGATTTTGCTACCATAGAAAAAGAAATATTAAAATTTTGGCAAGATAATAATATATTTCAGAAATCTATTGATATTAGAGAGGGAGATGCTGAGTTTATCTTTTACGATGGTCCGCCTTTTGCTAACGGGTTACCGCATTACGGGCATTTACTAACCGGTTTTATTAAAGACGTATATGCTAGATATCAAACTGTTAGAGGTAAGAAAGTAGAACGCCGTTTTGGCTGGGATTGCCACGGATTACCTGCTGAAATGCAATCTGAAAAGGAGCTTGGTATTTCAGGGCGTCTTGCTATTACTAATTTCGGGATTGAAAAATTTAACGCTCACTGCAGAGATTCGGTAATGAAATATGCCGGTGAGTGGGAGCAATATGTAACACGCCAAGCAAGATGGGTAGATTTTAAGAATTCTTATAAAACGATGGATAAGAATTTTATGGAATCTGTGCTTTGGGCTTTTAAGGAGTTATATAATAAAGGATTATTGTACGAATCTATGCGAGTTATGCCGTATTCATGGGCATGTGAAACTCCACTTTCTAATTTTGAAACAAGGCTTGATAATTCATATAGAGAGCGAGCAGATAAAGCAGTAACAGTTAGTTTTGAATTATGTCATCCCGTGGACAAGCCACGGGAAGACACCGAGACTTTTTTAGGAATAACAGCTAATTATAAAGAATACCGAATCCTCGTTTGGACGACAACGCCATGGACATTGCCGTCAAATCTAGCTTTAGCAGTTGGTAGTGATATTGATTATGCATTAGTTCCGAAAGGCGATATCTGCTATATCATAGCTGCCTCTTCGGTTGCTAAATATGCGAAAGAATTAGAGCTAAAAGGCGATGAGCAATTTACGATAATTAAAGGCTCAGAGCTTCAAGGATTAAGCTATAAGCCGCTATTTGACTATTTCAAAGATCATCCAAATAGCTTTAAGATATTTGCCGGAGATTTTGTTGTTGAGGGTGATGGTACTGGGGTAGTACATATGGCTCCTGGGTTTGGTGAAGATGACCAAATACTTTGTGAATCGAAAGGCATAAAACTTGTTTGCCCTGTGGATAATAGCAGTAAGTTTACCAAAGAAATTCCAGATTTAGAGGGCTTACAAATATTTGATGCTAACGACAAAATAATAATTAAGCTGAAAGAACAAGGAAATTGGCTAAAAACCGAGCAGTATATTCACAATTATCCGCATTGCTGGCGAACCGATACGCCTCTTATATATAAAGCCGTTCCGTCATGGTATGTAAAAGTTACCGAATTTAAAGACAGAATGGTAGAGCTGAATCAGCAAATTAATTGGATACCTTTCCACGTTAAGGACAATTTATTCGGCAAGTGGCTTGAGAATGCTAGAGATTGGTCAATAAGCCGTAATAGATTTTGGGGAACACCTTTGCCAGTATGGAAATCTGACGATCCAAAATATCCACGCATAGATGTTTATGGTTCTATAGAAGAGCTAGAAAAAGATTTTGGGGTTAAGATTACTGATTTACATCGTCCATTTATTGATGAACTTACAAGACCAAATCCCGATGATCCAACTGGTAAATCAACAATGCGTAGAATAGAAGACGTATTTGACTGTTGGTTTGAAAGCGGTTCGATGCCATACGGGCAAGCACACTACCCTTTTGAAAATAAGCAGTGGTTTGAGGATCATTTTCCAGCTGATTTCATAGTTGAATATTTCGCACAAACACGTGGCTGGTTCTATACTTTAATGGTATTATCTACTGCCCTATTCGATCGTCCGCCGTTTTTAAATTGTATATGCCACGGGGTGATTTTAGATGCTACCGGTCAAAAACTTTCGAAACGTCTAAATAACTATGCCGATCCGCTAGAGTTATTTGATAAATACGGCTCTGACGCTTTAAGAGTAACAATGCTTTCTTCCAATGTAGTTAAAGGTCAAGAGCTACTGATTGATAAAGATGGCAAAATGGTATTTGATACGATTCGTTTATTTATCAAGCCTATCTGGAACGCTTACCATTTCTTTACGATGTATGCTAATGCCGATCATATTAAAGGCGAGCTAAGTTTTAACTCGGA carries:
- a CDS encoding queuosine precursor transporter gives rise to the protein MTNSEKIYIGLCIIFSTLIILGNLIYQKFVMLQIPFYKFELSAGAILYPLTFLITDIITELYGKEKANFCIRLAICMNVLVTIIIMFVSYLPATNWSKINDETFNKVFSYYSVAFLASIIACYIAQAIDVNLYLWIRILTKGKYLWLRSNISTCISLFIDTTIVISFMAMFSIFPVEQIWKLIFNSYSWKLFFTICCTPLFYLSLFAIRGFIKCKEVKI
- the ileS gene encoding isoleucine--tRNA ligase, coding for MTNTKYYPEVSSNADFATIEKEILKFWQDNNIFQKSIDIREGDAEFIFYDGPPFANGLPHYGHLLTGFIKDVYARYQTVRGKKVERRFGWDCHGLPAEMQSEKELGISGRLAITNFGIEKFNAHCRDSVMKYAGEWEQYVTRQARWVDFKNSYKTMDKNFMESVLWAFKELYNKGLLYESMRVMPYSWACETPLSNFETRLDNSYRERADKAVTVSFELCHPVDKPREDTETFLGITANYKEYRILVWTTTPWTLPSNLALAVGSDIDYALVPKGDICYIIAASSVAKYAKELELKGDEQFTIIKGSELQGLSYKPLFDYFKDHPNSFKIFAGDFVVEGDGTGVVHMAPGFGEDDQILCESKGIKLVCPVDNSSKFTKEIPDLEGLQIFDANDKIIIKLKEQGNWLKTEQYIHNYPHCWRTDTPLIYKAVPSWYVKVTEFKDRMVELNQQINWIPFHVKDNLFGKWLENARDWSISRNRFWGTPLPVWKSDDPKYPRIDVYGSIEELEKDFGVKITDLHRPFIDELTRPNPDDPTGKSTMRRIEDVFDCWFESGSMPYGQAHYPFENKQWFEDHFPADFIVEYFAQTRGWFYTLMVLSTALFDRPPFLNCICHGVILDATGQKLSKRLNNYADPLELFDKYGSDALRVTMLSSNVVKGQELLIDKDGKMVFDTIRLFIKPIWNAYHFFTMYANADHIKGELSFNSENVLDVYILSKLKIAIEKIKESLDGFDTGTAYHAVSEFFEVLNNWYIRRSRARFWKSEKDLDKQNAYNTLYTCLETMAIAMSSLVPLISEAIYLGLYCHPRESGDPEKPECLDSRLRGNDIKVVRDDGLSVHLCDYPDLSKFEINSELVDTMDTVLDICSHSLFIRSSENARVRQPLSSITIISKNNDKLKDFEDLIKDEINVKSVIYRDDLENYAVKKLSINFPLLGKRLPTKMKDIIAASKKNEWEATSSGLQICNETLNSDEYKLILEPHSHIKGASSFAHNSSLLILDLELTTELIDEGIARDIVRFIQQARKNADFAITDRIWIDIDLPKIIDIYGEFIKEQTLGEFAKNFTPDHISEIELENHKLQLKIKKVN
- a CDS encoding AI-2E family transporter, with the translated sequence MNKTAIFWLLFIGIFISGFMLISEAIRPFFIAFIISYLLQPAIEFVASKFKLSNKISSIVVYLIFLSVFFTALTLLVPVIYGQVSTFVNNIPKYKDYFQAEILPPIMTKIYAVEPNIADKIRDSLSNFINSIFTILGSLANNFWHYTLITINIFVLFLLIPIILFYFLRDWTRIIENMKSLLPLKSRHKILGILSSINSLLAAYIRGQLNICLMLSIYYSISFTVIGIDLALLLGILTGFLVIIPFIGTFISFLLTLTIGYLTFGATTKLFYIIVVYLIGNICESYIITPKIIGDKIGLHPLWIIFSIFACGSLFGFIGIFFAIPIAGVTKILLFNIIKFYKSSRFYRLEG
- the grpE gene encoding nucleotide exchange factor GrpE, which codes for MTDNNIENKEEAINNIAEEVENIETNSEIADLKAQIEELKDKLIRASAEIDNTRKRLEKARDDARDYAITTFAKELLNVSDNLSRALEHKPLDASVEVTNIIAGVQMTKDELDKVFHKHHIEEIKPEIGSSFDYNLHNAISQIEHPDHEPNSVINIMQVGYKIKDRLLRPATVQVTKK